One region of Streptococcus salivarius genomic DNA includes:
- a CDS encoding RNA-binding S4 domain-containing protein has protein sequence MRLDKYLKVSRIIKRRPVAKEVADKGRIKVNGVLAKSSTDLKIGDQVEVRFGNKLLTVRVLEMKDSTKKEDAAKMYEIISETRIEADEQEA, from the coding sequence TTGAGATTAGACAAATATTTAAAAGTATCACGAATTATCAAACGCCGTCCAGTTGCTAAAGAAGTAGCTGATAAAGGACGTATAAAAGTAAATGGTGTACTCGCTAAGTCATCTACAGATTTAAAAATTGGTGACCAAGTGGAAGTTCGTTTTGGAAATAAACTTCTAACTGTCCGTGTTTTAGAAATGAAAGACAGTACTAAAAAAGAAGATGCGGCAAAAATGTACGAGATTATAAGTGAAACAAGGATTGAAGCAGATGAGCAAGAAGCCTAA
- a CDS encoding FtsB family cell division protein, producing MSKKPNIVQLTNDYIDNANQEQRLERAEHEQRNRFMGWILFVVVLLFILPTYNLVETYMNIKQQEKEVLSLQKDYDKLSDQTKERKDLAKKLKDDAFAEKYARAKYYYSREGESIYPVPSLLP from the coding sequence ATGAGCAAGAAGCCTAATATTGTACAGCTTACGAACGATTACATTGATAATGCCAATCAAGAGCAACGATTAGAGCGTGCCGAACACGAACAAAGGAATCGCTTTATGGGATGGATTCTCTTTGTGGTTGTTTTACTCTTTATCTTGCCAACCTACAATCTGGTTGAGACCTATATGAATATCAAACAGCAAGAGAAGGAAGTCTTGTCGCTTCAGAAAGACTATGATAAATTGTCAGATCAGACAAAGGAACGAAAGGATTTGGCTAAGAAACTTAAGGATGATGCTTTCGCCGAGAAATATGCGCGTGCTAAGTACTATTATTCACGTGAAGGAGAGTCAATCTATCCTGTACCAAGCTTATTACCCTAA
- a CDS encoding SP_0009 family protein → MKDLLKTVETFLTYSEAKLEELSEKNQQLKTELPRKEEVKKQA, encoded by the coding sequence ATGAAAGATTTACTTAAAACTGTAGAAACTTTTTTAACCTATTCAGAAGCCAAGTTAGAGGAACTATCAGAAAAAAATCAGCAACTTAAAACGGAATTACCGAGGAAAGAGGAGGTGAAGAAGCAAGCATGA
- a CDS encoding serine hydrolase → MKKLLIAATVVLVSSSPLVLLPMEKELTLTPKQVQKLTQNTTASLTQFKQIPKNPRTITTILTYKNKDLTEFKTSIQADTKLSISAIFWNAKGEPVFQLQDGDYVAASQKSIVDDSIYNQKPVDMTLWTKDGFTVYKEPYVLGTEKADSKLASFKPIKVSQAAQTHAGTYYLVDGEGWINASDLSTTDNRIEAVQKVLNEKYNNQERISVYVKQLDTDRVAAINDEKSMYAASVAKLGVLYYAQERLSQKKLSLSDEYQYTSAVNGFPGAYDPDGSGKISKMPDDKNYSLENLLKAVAQNSDNVATNILGYYVTNQYDKAFQKSVDKAAATSWNMDKKELTARAAGTLMEAVYRQNGDIITYLSSTDYDGERISKNIDVPVAHKIGDAYDFKHDVAIVYADSPFILSIFTDKEGYDKITSIADDVYGILK, encoded by the coding sequence ATGAAAAAGCTCTTAATAGCTGCAACTGTTGTGCTTGTATCTTCTAGTCCTCTAGTCTTACTTCCTATGGAGAAGGAGCTAACTCTGACCCCAAAACAGGTCCAAAAATTGACTCAAAATACTACAGCTAGCTTGACTCAATTTAAACAGATTCCTAAAAATCCAAGAACGATAACAACTATCCTAACTTACAAGAACAAGGATTTAACAGAATTTAAAACCAGTATCCAAGCGGATACCAAACTATCGATTTCTGCTATTTTTTGGAATGCTAAAGGTGAACCCGTTTTCCAACTTCAAGATGGTGATTATGTAGCCGCTAGTCAGAAATCAATTGTAGACGACAGTATCTATAATCAAAAACCAGTAGATATGACCCTCTGGACTAAAGATGGTTTTACGGTATACAAAGAACCTTACGTTCTAGGAACTGAAAAAGCTGACTCCAAACTCGCTAGTTTTAAACCCATTAAGGTTAGCCAAGCAGCTCAGACGCATGCAGGGACCTACTATTTGGTAGACGGAGAGGGGTGGATTAACGCTTCTGATTTATCAACGACTGACAATCGCATCGAGGCTGTTCAAAAAGTCCTTAATGAGAAGTATAACAATCAAGAGCGCATCTCAGTTTATGTTAAACAGCTTGATACGGACCGAGTAGCTGCTATCAATGACGAAAAAAGCATGTATGCAGCAAGCGTAGCCAAGCTTGGAGTACTCTATTATGCACAGGAACGTCTGTCCCAAAAGAAATTATCATTATCAGATGAGTATCAATATACCTCTGCTGTAAATGGTTTTCCAGGTGCCTATGATCCAGATGGTTCTGGAAAGATTAGTAAGATGCCTGATGATAAGAATTATAGCTTGGAAAATCTGTTAAAGGCTGTAGCCCAAAACTCAGATAATGTAGCGACAAATATATTAGGTTATTATGTAACTAATCAGTATGACAAGGCCTTCCAAAAATCAGTAGATAAAGCCGCAGCGACTTCGTGGAATATGGATAAAAAGGAGTTGACTGCTAGAGCCGCAGGTACTTTGATGGAGGCTGTTTATAGACAAAATGGAGATATTATCACTTATCTTTCAAGTACGGACTATGATGGCGAACGTATTTCCAAAAACATTGATGTTCCCGTCGCTCATAAAATTGGTGATGCCTACGACTTTAAACATGACGTCGCTATTGTTTATGCAGATTCTCCCTTTATTCTATCGATTTTTACGGATAAAGAGGGCTATGACAAAATCACCTCAATTGCAGATGATGTTTATGGAATTTTAAAATAA
- the tilS gene encoding tRNA lysidine(34) synthetase TilS, producing MTQKLLKMMQAKGYFNQHKKILVAVSGGADSMSLLHFLYNHQKDLDIQLGIAHVNHKQRQESEHEEAYLRHWAKEHKVPFHYSAFSGKFSENAARTFRYEFFKRVMKDYDYSALVTAHHADDQAETIFMRLLRGSRLRHLTGISAIRPFGTGQVIRPFLHLTKDRLPVTFHFEDRSNTSLAYLRNRIRLSYLPTLSQENPKFKEHLCLLAEEIGLMKQALGELTKDITITDLSVFQQQSDAVQLFLLQNYLDTFPDLQLSKGQFNQLISYLRKNVSGKIPLINGYELVKTQTSFLIRKEEAISLSPPCLLEFGKSVEFEDYTLSFSEFNDVSNSDTISIWSDSPIVIRHRKEGDKIDLGSHHKKLRRLFIDNKILEKDRQKAIIGEQDGQIIFLYVAGRLYLKKRPENAILYGTVVIYKNF from the coding sequence ATGACACAAAAATTGTTGAAAATGATGCAAGCCAAGGGTTATTTTAACCAGCACAAGAAAATTTTAGTAGCAGTATCAGGTGGAGCAGACTCTATGAGTTTGCTGCACTTTTTGTATAACCATCAAAAAGATTTGGATATTCAGTTGGGGATTGCTCACGTTAACCATAAACAACGACAAGAGTCGGAGCATGAAGAAGCGTATTTACGTCATTGGGCAAAGGAACATAAGGTCCCTTTTCACTATAGTGCCTTCTCAGGAAAGTTTTCAGAAAATGCTGCCCGTACCTTTCGCTATGAGTTTTTTAAGCGAGTCATGAAAGATTATGATTACTCTGCTCTTGTAACAGCCCATCATGCAGATGATCAAGCAGAGACGATTTTTATGAGACTGTTGAGAGGAAGTCGTTTAAGACACCTGACAGGAATTTCAGCTATCAGACCATTTGGTACTGGTCAGGTTATTCGCCCCTTTTTGCATCTTACGAAAGATCGGCTTCCCGTAACTTTCCATTTTGAAGATAGGAGTAATACGTCACTAGCCTATCTTCGGAATCGCATCAGACTGTCCTATCTTCCTACCTTATCTCAGGAAAATCCTAAATTTAAGGAGCACCTTTGTCTTTTAGCCGAGGAGATTGGTCTTATGAAGCAAGCTTTAGGGGAGTTAACAAAGGATATTACTATTACTGATTTATCTGTTTTTCAGCAACAGTCAGATGCTGTCCAGCTCTTTCTTCTTCAGAACTATTTAGATACCTTTCCTGATTTACAGCTTTCTAAAGGCCAATTTAATCAATTGATAAGTTATCTAAGGAAAAATGTTTCAGGAAAGATCCCCCTAATAAATGGTTACGAACTAGTAAAAACACAGACTTCTTTCCTAATAAGGAAAGAAGAGGCTATCTCTTTATCCCCTCCTTGTCTCTTAGAATTTGGAAAATCTGTTGAGTTTGAGGATTATACCTTGAGTTTTTCAGAATTCAATGACGTTTCTAACTCAGATACTATTAGTATTTGGTCAGATTCCCCAATAGTGATTCGTCATAGAAAAGAAGGCGATAAGATTGACCTTGGTAGTCACCATAAAAAGTTAAGACGACTATTTATAGACAATAAGATTTTAGAGAAGGATCGTCAAAAAGCCATTATAGGAGAACAAGATGGTCAGATTATTTTTCTTTATGTTGCTGGGCGTCTCTATTTGAAAAAAAGACCTGAAAATGCTATACTTTATGGCACTGTAGTCATTTATAAGAATTTCTAA
- the hpt gene encoding hypoxanthine phosphoribosyltransferase, with translation MLEKDIKKVLFSQEDIVAKTKELGQQLTEDYAGKNPLLVCVLKGAVPFMAELIKHIDTHIEMDFMVVSSYGGGTVSSGEVKILKDVDTNVEGRDIIFIEDIIDTGRTLLYLRDMFKYRKANSVKIATLFDKPEGRVVDIEADYVCYDVPNEFIVGFGLDYDEKYRNLPYVGVLKEEIYTK, from the coding sequence ATGTTAGAAAAAGACATTAAAAAAGTCCTCTTTTCCCAAGAGGATATCGTAGCTAAAACTAAAGAACTAGGACAACAATTGACAGAGGATTATGCGGGGAAAAATCCTTTACTAGTCTGTGTTTTGAAAGGTGCTGTTCCATTTATGGCAGAACTTATCAAACATATCGACACCCATATTGAGATGGACTTTATGGTCGTTTCTAGTTATGGTGGCGGAACTGTCAGCAGCGGTGAAGTAAAGATTCTTAAAGATGTTGACACTAATGTTGAAGGACGAGACATCATCTTTATTGAAGATATCATTGACACAGGTCGTACGCTCCTTTATCTTCGAGATATGTTCAAGTACCGTAAAGCCAATTCAGTCAAAATCGCAACTCTTTTTGATAAACCAGAAGGTCGTGTTGTTGATATTGAGGCAGATTACGTATGTTACGATGTTCCTAATGAATTTATCGTTGGTTTCGGACTAGACTATGATGAAAAATACCGTAACCTCCCTTATGTCGGTGTCCTAAAAGAAGAAATTTATACAAAATAA
- the ftsH gene encoding ATP-dependent zinc metalloprotease FtsH, giving the protein MNNKNNNGFLRNAFLYIIVIIAVVTGVQYFAGGSQSPSQQLSYTQLVKKIEDGKVKSITYQPDGSIIEVKGSYKKAEKVDTDLSLPFLGSASSETRSFTSTVLQNETTMQKLQSASEAADVNVKMIRESSSGAWISYLFSYLPLIGIAIFFLFMMNQGGNRGAMNFGRNRAKTQSKENIKVRFTDVAGAEEEKEELVEVVDFLKNPRKYKALGARIPKGVLLEGPPGTGKTLLAKAVAGEADVPFFSISGSDFVEMFVGVGASRVRSLFEDAKKAERAIIFIDEIDAVGRRRGTGMGGGNDEREQTLNQLLIEMDGFDGNENIIVIAATNRSDVLDPALLRPGRFDRKVLVGRPDVKGREAILKVHAKNKPLAEDVDLKVVAQQTPGFVGADLENVLNEAALVAARRSKTRIDASDIDEAEDRVIAGPSKKDRQVSEHERKVVAYHEAGHTIVGLTLSSARDVHKVTIVPRGRAGGYMISLPKEDQMLSSKDELKEQLAGLMGGRVAEEIIFNVQTSGASNDFEQATQLARAMVTEYGMSEKLGPVQYEGNHAMNPGQFTTDKSYSAHTAQLIDEEIRSLLVEAHDKAAEIINANRETHTLIAEALLKYETLDAAQIKSIYETGKMPEDSLGDSEEDNHALSYDEVKERIENKNKDEEE; this is encoded by the coding sequence ATGAATAATAAAAATAATAATGGCTTCTTACGGAACGCTTTTCTCTACATCATAGTTATTATTGCGGTTGTAACCGGAGTACAATACTTTGCAGGAGGAAGCCAAAGCCCAAGTCAACAATTGTCTTACACACAGTTGGTTAAGAAAATTGAAGATGGTAAGGTAAAATCTATCACTTATCAGCCAGACGGTAGTATCATTGAAGTTAAAGGTAGCTACAAAAAGGCCGAAAAGGTTGATACTGATCTTAGTCTACCATTTTTAGGTAGTGCATCATCAGAGACACGTAGCTTTACATCGACTGTGCTGCAGAATGAAACAACCATGCAGAAATTGCAGTCAGCATCAGAAGCAGCTGATGTTAATGTTAAAATGATACGTGAAAGTTCAAGTGGTGCTTGGATTTCATATCTTTTTAGTTACCTACCTTTGATTGGGATTGCTATTTTCTTCCTTTTCATGATGAATCAAGGTGGTAACCGCGGTGCAATGAATTTTGGCCGCAACCGTGCTAAGACTCAATCAAAAGAGAATATTAAAGTTCGTTTCACAGATGTGGCTGGTGCGGAAGAAGAAAAAGAAGAACTTGTAGAAGTCGTAGATTTCCTCAAAAATCCACGTAAATATAAAGCACTTGGTGCACGTATCCCTAAGGGTGTTCTCCTTGAAGGCCCTCCAGGGACAGGTAAAACTCTGCTTGCTAAAGCTGTTGCTGGTGAAGCAGATGTTCCTTTCTTTAGTATCTCAGGTTCTGATTTCGTAGAGATGTTTGTCGGTGTCGGAGCAAGTCGTGTTCGTAGTCTTTTTGAAGACGCTAAGAAGGCCGAACGTGCTATTATCTTTATTGATGAAATCGATGCGGTTGGCCGTCGTCGTGGTACTGGAATGGGCGGCGGTAACGACGAACGTGAACAAACCCTTAACCAACTGTTGATAGAAATGGATGGTTTTGATGGAAATGAGAATATCATTGTCATTGCTGCAACCAACCGCAGTGATGTTCTTGATCCAGCCCTCCTACGTCCAGGACGTTTTGACCGTAAAGTTCTTGTTGGTCGCCCAGATGTAAAAGGCCGAGAAGCTATCTTGAAAGTCCATGCCAAGAATAAACCATTGGCTGAAGATGTTGACCTTAAAGTTGTTGCTCAACAAACTCCAGGTTTTGTTGGAGCTGACTTAGAGAATGTCTTGAATGAAGCAGCCCTAGTTGCTGCACGACGTAGTAAGACTAGAATTGATGCTAGTGATATCGACGAAGCAGAGGATCGTGTTATTGCTGGACCATCTAAGAAAGACCGCCAAGTTTCAGAACACGAACGTAAAGTTGTGGCTTACCATGAAGCAGGTCATACAATTGTTGGTTTAACACTTTCTAGCGCTCGTGATGTTCACAAGGTTACTATTGTTCCACGAGGTCGCGCAGGTGGTTATATGATTTCTCTACCAAAAGAGGATCAGATGTTGTCATCTAAAGATGAGCTAAAAGAACAATTGGCAGGACTTATGGGTGGACGTGTTGCAGAAGAAATTATTTTCAACGTTCAAACCTCAGGCGCTTCAAATGACTTTGAGCAAGCAACACAGTTAGCACGTGCAATGGTTACTGAATATGGTATGAGCGAAAAACTTGGACCAGTCCAATATGAAGGTAATCATGCGATGAATCCAGGACAATTTACGACAGATAAGTCTTACTCAGCTCATACAGCTCAACTTATTGACGAAGAAATTCGATCACTTTTAGTTGAGGCACATGACAAAGCAGCTGAAATTATCAATGCCAACCGAGAAACACATACTCTCATTGCAGAAGCTTTGCTTAAGTATGAAACACTTGATGCTGCACAAATCAAGTCAATTTATGAGACTGGTAAGATGCCGGAGGATTCTCTTGGAGATTCAGAAGAAGATAATCATGCCCTATCTTACGATGAAGTCAAAGAAAGAATTGAAAATAAAAATAAAGATGAAGAAGAGTAA
- the mreC gene encoding rod shape-determining protein MreC has product MKNSFYRFLLYGFIIFLFFVMLFSFVFTNKKLTKDISSNVSGFVTKVDSVVSVPFTALSKSHNVISDLLSTYNENQDLKKSLSNLENQSSIISNLQEENDSLRASLNLSDKLSRDTVLTAEVSMRPSVTWLKELTINVGKSKNVSKSMLATSNGGVIGFVTKVYDDTTTISLLSSSSSDSYLASSVKSEDDNQIFGIISRYDKKKKLLEMTQLNSSSNVKVGTEVVTSGLDDVSVKDVPIGTVDSVSDYEGNRTILVKPYADFDKISYVTLVGDGK; this is encoded by the coding sequence ATGAAAAATAGTTTTTATCGATTTCTTCTTTATGGGTTTATTATTTTTCTATTTTTTGTAATGCTTTTTTCTTTTGTCTTTACTAATAAAAAATTAACCAAGGATATCTCGTCTAATGTTTCGGGTTTCGTTACCAAAGTAGACTCAGTGGTTTCAGTTCCATTTACTGCTTTATCAAAATCTCATAATGTTATTTCTGATCTCTTATCAACCTATAATGAGAATCAAGATTTAAAAAAATCTTTATCGAATTTAGAAAATCAATCATCTATTATTTCTAACTTGCAAGAAGAGAATGATTCTTTAAGAGCTTCGCTTAATCTTTCGGACAAGCTAAGTCGTGATACTGTTCTCACTGCTGAAGTTTCTATGCGACCTTCTGTGACTTGGTTAAAAGAGTTAACGATTAATGTCGGTAAGTCTAAGAATGTTAGTAAATCTATGCTAGCAACTTCTAATGGTGGAGTAATTGGTTTTGTAACTAAGGTATATGATGATACTACTACTATTTCTTTACTTTCTAGTAGTTCTAGTGATAGTTACCTTGCTTCTAGCGTCAAATCAGAGGATGATAACCAGATTTTCGGGATTATATCTCGTTATGATAAAAAAAAGAAGCTGTTAGAGATGACACAACTCAATTCATCTTCTAACGTTAAGGTTGGGACTGAAGTAGTTACAAGTGGTCTTGATGATGTATCAGTAAAGGATGTTCCAATTGGTACTGTAGACTCTGTGAGTGATTATGAAGGAAATCGTACGATTTTGGTAAAACCTTATGCTGATTTTGATAAAATTTCTTATGTTACTTTAGTTGGAGATGGTAAATAA
- the mreD gene encoding rod shape-determining protein MreD → MKLSKYSIIPFLLSIVPFLWDGHISMILNHYLSPEFFLSSHLFIIYIFILTLDFPNKYSFLYLVCFGFLYDTYYFKTVGIVILTLPLLCYLLTQLGRIVKRNTYVDFLLMFLFLFLFDTINFGFALFYGFSNESVTDFIIYQLSPSIVFNLLTFIFIKPILEKLFLYLSVDRFK, encoded by the coding sequence ATGAAATTATCCAAGTATTCTATTATTCCTTTCTTACTGAGTATTGTTCCTTTTCTATGGGATGGTCATATTTCGATGATACTTAATCATTATTTATCTCCTGAATTTTTTCTATCATCTCATCTTTTCATTATTTATATTTTTATCTTAACTCTTGATTTTCCAAATAAGTATTCCTTTCTTTACCTTGTTTGTTTTGGATTTCTTTATGATACCTATTATTTCAAAACAGTTGGTATAGTAATTCTAACTCTGCCGCTGTTATGCTATCTGTTAACTCAGCTAGGTCGAATTGTTAAGAGAAATACCTATGTTGATTTTTTGTTAATGTTTTTATTCCTCTTTCTCTTTGATACTATAAATTTTGGCTTTGCCTTATTTTATGGTTTCTCCAATGAGTCTGTGACGGATTTTATTATTTATCAACTAAGTCCTAGTATAGTGTTTAATCTTTTGACCTTTATCTTTATTAAACCTATTCTTGAAAAATTATTTTTGTATCTGTCAGTTGATAGATTTAAATAG